The following coding sequences lie in one Halalkalicoccus subterraneus genomic window:
- a CDS encoding inorganic phosphate transporter: MVDAATLLTVLIAALASLFMAWAIGAGSSGSTPFAPAVGANAISVMRAGFFVGILGFLGAVLQGANVSEAVGRELISGVTLSGEAAAVGLLTAATLVAIGVFTGYPIATAFTVTGAIVGVGLALGGDPAWAKYTEIGTLWVLTPFVGGGIAYGTARVLRAEDVPERYTVPILAGVVGLILANIEFALLGPPDVGQSVAETVSIALGSPAVAGIEVGVGGVTLLAAIACGLLLYRDIRGDAAGAQRRFLLVLGGLVAFSAGGSQVGLAIGPLLPLLDPFDLSLTAILVGGGIGLLAGSWTGAPRMIKAIAQDYSSLGPRRSIAALIPSFAIAQAAVLFGIPVSFNEIIVSAVIGAGYAAGGGGVSKAKMGYTVLAWIGSLVLSIVLAYGILWAALAVL; this comes from the coding sequence ATGGTCGATGCCGCAACCCTTCTCACCGTTCTCATCGCCGCGCTTGCGAGTCTGTTCATGGCGTGGGCGATCGGCGCCGGCTCCAGTGGCTCGACGCCGTTTGCCCCCGCGGTCGGGGCGAACGCCATCTCGGTCATGCGGGCGGGCTTTTTCGTTGGGATCCTCGGGTTTCTCGGGGCCGTCCTCCAGGGCGCGAACGTCTCCGAGGCGGTCGGCCGCGAGCTGATCTCGGGAGTCACGCTCAGCGGCGAGGCCGCGGCGGTCGGTTTGCTCACCGCCGCGACCCTCGTCGCGATCGGCGTCTTCACCGGCTACCCGATCGCCACCGCGTTCACCGTCACGGGGGCGATCGTCGGCGTCGGGCTGGCGCTCGGCGGCGATCCCGCCTGGGCGAAGTACACGGAGATCGGCACGCTCTGGGTGCTGACGCCCTTCGTCGGCGGCGGGATCGCGTACGGGACCGCCAGGGTACTGCGCGCCGAGGACGTCCCCGAACGCTATACGGTGCCCATACTCGCCGGGGTCGTCGGGCTCATCCTCGCGAACATCGAGTTCGCGCTGCTCGGCCCGCCGGACGTGGGCCAGTCGGTCGCCGAAACCGTCTCGATCGCGCTCGGGTCGCCGGCGGTCGCCGGAATCGAGGTCGGCGTCGGCGGCGTTACCCTCCTCGCCGCGATCGCCTGCGGGCTCCTGTTGTATCGGGACATCCGGGGCGACGCCGCCGGGGCACAGCGACGGTTCCTGCTCGTACTCGGTGGGCTCGTCGCCTTCTCGGCTGGCGGCAGTCAGGTCGGCCTCGCGATCGGCCCGCTGCTTCCCCTGCTCGACCCGTTCGACCTCTCGCTGACCGCGATCCTCGTCGGCGGCGGGATCGGGCTACTCGCGGGGTCCTGGACCGGCGCACCACGCATGATCAAGGCGATCGCACAGGACTACTCCTCGCTCGGGCCGCGACGGTCGATCGCCGCGCTGATCCCCTCCTTTGCGATCGCACAGGCGGCCGTGCTGTTCGGCATCCCCGTCTCCTTCAACGAGATCATCGTCAGCGCGGTCATCGGAGCGGGCTACGCGGCGGGCGGGGGTGGCGTAAGCAAGGCAAAGATGGGCTATACCGTCCTGGCGTGGATCGGATCGCTCGTGCTCTCCATCGTGCTCGCCTACGGCATCCTCTGGGCTGCGTTGGCGGTGCTGTAA
- a CDS encoding cupin domain-containing protein, with protein MGYQVLDPDAIDPTPDRPCVHRAVGDAVGLSELAINVYEADPGEQLPLVYHYHDEQEEAFYVLEGKLVVETPEREYSVDAGEVFVADPDSPHRAHNPDDATATVRVLAIGAPPVEDDAHPYEPER; from the coding sequence ATGGGCTATCAGGTTCTCGATCCCGATGCGATCGACCCGACGCCGGACAGGCCGTGTGTCCACCGGGCGGTCGGCGACGCCGTCGGACTCTCGGAACTCGCGATCAACGTCTACGAGGCCGACCCCGGCGAACAGTTGCCGCTCGTTTATCACTACCACGACGAACAGGAGGAGGCGTTCTACGTCCTCGAGGGCAAGTTGGTCGTCGAGACCCCCGAGCGCGAGTACTCGGTCGACGCCGGGGAGGTCTTCGTCGCCGACCCCGACAGCCCCCACCGGGCGCACAACCCCGACGACGCGACGGCGACCGTTCGCGTCCTCGCAATCGGCGCGCCGCCGGTCGAGGACGACGCCCACCCCTACGAACCCGAGCGATGA